The proteins below come from a single Shinella zoogloeoides genomic window:
- a CDS encoding heparinase II/III domain-containing protein, with protein sequence MILFGPSGAQTLRLRVADSAHAAEIAEDIVEQAADICRSEIISHVLDPQRGMLLETSRLLGRRVFTLGAAWMVTGHAAFRNRIVAELLAATAFPDWNRQHFIDTAEMMAAVAIGYDWSKDVMTGGQRETVVEGIARLGLHPGLGSLKGASGWTTAGTNWTLVCSGGLIVAAALLRDDLAPLCTEVLDLALPILQSGLDQFDAAGGWPEGATYGEYGARYAVLAQEALQEAGLAQRWPAAKGGWLRHPDFPRAMVGPSGMTFNAGDSLATPERSPVAGWFARRDGDRAAAAWQWETPGKPHAFDLIWYNSPRAAESAGEVPRRQVFDAGYAVLRHGDSYLAVRTGRNRTNHAHLDLGSFVLEIGAQRLACDLGRGDYAAEGYFDPQKRFSHFLAQTSAHNLVFAQEQSIDAQADTIVDEADETRFAIEVSDPASPFRHLRAFQLDADAAIVADLLIPRGALPPAVTWQCHTQMPVKAVDGAVRFGGPAEGLSARLLSPSGTALTLAPMSGVIQQPIPVARMTATLPVPADGLFVACLFCHDARRPDPAGLSGWLTRIARDRWPDVHAMKRERVDG encoded by the coding sequence TTGATCCTGTTCGGCCCGTCCGGCGCCCAGACATTGCGGCTGCGCGTTGCCGATAGCGCCCACGCGGCCGAAATCGCGGAAGATATTGTTGAGCAGGCCGCCGATATCTGCCGCTCGGAGATCATTTCCCATGTGCTGGATCCGCAGCGCGGCATGCTGCTCGAAACCAGCCGCCTCCTCGGCCGGCGGGTGTTCACGCTTGGCGCGGCATGGATGGTGACGGGCCATGCCGCCTTTCGCAACCGCATCGTTGCGGAACTGCTGGCGGCGACAGCCTTTCCCGACTGGAACCGGCAGCACTTCATCGACACCGCCGAGATGATGGCCGCCGTGGCGATCGGCTACGACTGGTCGAAGGACGTGATGACCGGGGGGCAGAGGGAGACGGTCGTCGAGGGCATTGCCCGCCTCGGGCTCCACCCGGGCCTCGGCTCGCTGAAGGGCGCGTCCGGCTGGACGACGGCGGGCACCAACTGGACGCTCGTTTGCAGCGGCGGCCTGATCGTCGCAGCCGCCTTGCTACGCGACGATCTGGCGCCGCTGTGTACTGAGGTTCTGGACCTTGCTTTGCCCATCCTGCAATCGGGCCTCGATCAATTCGACGCCGCAGGCGGATGGCCGGAGGGCGCGACCTACGGCGAATATGGCGCCCGCTATGCCGTCCTCGCGCAGGAAGCCTTGCAGGAAGCCGGCCTCGCGCAACGCTGGCCGGCGGCAAAGGGTGGCTGGTTGCGGCACCCGGATTTCCCGCGTGCGATGGTCGGGCCATCAGGAATGACCTTCAACGCCGGCGACAGCCTCGCGACGCCCGAGCGCTCGCCGGTAGCCGGCTGGTTCGCCCGGCGCGACGGCGACCGGGCGGCGGCGGCGTGGCAATGGGAAACGCCCGGCAAGCCGCACGCCTTCGACCTCATCTGGTACAATTCCCCTCGGGCTGCGGAAAGCGCGGGCGAAGTGCCGCGAAGACAGGTCTTCGATGCGGGCTATGCCGTGCTTCGGCACGGCGACAGCTACCTTGCCGTCCGCACCGGGCGCAACAGGACCAATCACGCCCATCTCGATCTCGGCAGCTTCGTGCTGGAGATCGGCGCGCAACGCCTCGCCTGCGATCTCGGCAGGGGCGATTATGCGGCAGAGGGCTACTTCGATCCGCAGAAGCGCTTCTCCCATTTCTTGGCGCAAACCAGCGCACACAACCTCGTCTTCGCACAGGAACAGTCAATCGACGCGCAAGCCGATACAATCGTCGATGAAGCGGACGAGACCCGTTTCGCGATCGAGGTGTCGGACCCGGCCTCCCCGTTTCGCCACCTCCGCGCATTTCAGCTCGACGCGGATGCGGCGATCGTCGCGGATCTTCTCATTCCGAGAGGAGCCCTGCCACCCGCGGTGACATGGCAATGCCATACGCAGATGCCCGTCAAGGCCGTCGATGGCGCCGTCCGCTTCGGCGGACCCGCCGAAGGCCTGTCCGCCCGCCTGCTGTCTCCCTCGGGAACGGCGCTGACGCTCGCCCCGATGAGCGGTGTCATCCAGCAGCCCATCCCCGTCGCGCGCATGACGGCCACGCTTCCGGTGCCGGCCGACGGCCTGTTCGTGGCATGCCTCTTTTGCCATGATGCGCGCCGGCCCGACCCTGCCGGCCTGTCCGGCTGGCTGACGCGGATTGCGAGGGATCGGTGGCCGGATGTGCATGCGATGAAACGGGAGCGTGTCGATGGCTGA
- a CDS encoding caspase family protein, producing the protein MTTRPAYLAVLFAFVVFALPAAAFAQAGSTRLALVIGNQNYKDLPALKNARADADAMKGALTDVGFDVQLIADAEKAGMERALIEFRNKITADSVVLVYYAGHGLQASEENYLVPTDAKVTDALDLPLVALSANQILSQFENTEAGSIIFILDACRDNPFLDKGGKTRSIGNKDSMSRGLARIASKHTGTLIAFSTSPGDVAQDGTGKNSPYTQALTAALRTPGKSIEAIFKETRAKVVETTEGKQIPWENSSLVSDVVLIPEEGGPKVVEASPCDLAAAHPSDPDRVGPSVEYANLDTQVAIPACEAAVKGDPENMRFKTLLARSLDKAGRGDEAYKLNEVAMAAGSLAAYHNMGNLYRKGLGVKKDFAKAFELYQYAAERGHPEDQNNVGYMYFQGQGVKQDYAKARVWLEKAANQNWGASYDKLGLIYLKGLGAKKDMERATDYFQKGSDLGDRSAMVNLANLYKSGTGVKQDLKKAFDTYSRAARLGAVAAYVNLGNLFAQGQGVEKDPVEAAFWFTLASREGHEEAMERLREALSKLSDEEKETVKQRLEDWARSRFG; encoded by the coding sequence ATGACGACGCGTCCAGCATATCTCGCGGTCCTATTCGCGTTTGTCGTGTTCGCGCTGCCCGCAGCGGCCTTTGCGCAGGCCGGATCGACGCGTCTTGCGCTTGTCATCGGCAACCAGAATTACAAGGATCTGCCTGCCCTCAAGAACGCACGCGCCGATGCCGATGCCATGAAGGGTGCGCTCACCGACGTGGGCTTCGACGTCCAGCTCATCGCGGATGCGGAAAAGGCCGGCATGGAGCGGGCGCTGATCGAGTTTCGCAACAAGATCACCGCCGATTCGGTCGTGCTGGTTTACTACGCCGGCCATGGGCTTCAGGCCTCGGAGGAAAACTACCTCGTTCCGACGGATGCCAAGGTCACCGACGCGCTCGACCTGCCTCTTGTGGCTCTGTCCGCCAACCAGATCCTGAGCCAGTTCGAGAATACCGAAGCCGGATCGATCATCTTCATCCTCGATGCCTGCCGGGACAATCCGTTCCTCGACAAGGGCGGCAAGACGCGCTCCATCGGCAACAAGGATTCCATGTCGCGAGGCCTTGCGCGCATTGCCAGCAAGCACACCGGCACGCTGATCGCCTTTTCCACTTCGCCTGGTGACGTCGCCCAGGACGGGACGGGCAAGAACAGCCCCTACACGCAGGCCCTGACGGCGGCGCTGCGCACGCCCGGCAAGTCGATCGAAGCCATCTTCAAGGAAACCCGCGCGAAGGTGGTCGAGACCACTGAAGGCAAGCAGATCCCCTGGGAGAACTCTTCGCTGGTCAGCGACGTCGTGCTGATCCCCGAGGAGGGTGGGCCGAAGGTGGTGGAGGCTTCGCCCTGCGATCTTGCCGCAGCGCATCCGTCCGATCCGGATCGCGTCGGGCCGAGCGTCGAATACGCCAACCTGGATACGCAGGTCGCAATTCCGGCCTGCGAGGCGGCGGTGAAGGGCGATCCCGAGAATATGCGCTTCAAGACGCTTCTCGCCCGCTCCCTCGACAAGGCGGGCCGTGGCGACGAGGCCTACAAGCTCAACGAGGTGGCCATGGCCGCAGGCAGCCTCGCGGCCTACCACAACATGGGCAACCTCTACCGCAAGGGGCTGGGCGTGAAGAAGGACTTCGCCAAGGCCTTCGAGCTCTACCAGTATGCCGCCGAGCGAGGCCACCCGGAGGACCAGAACAACGTCGGCTACATGTATTTTCAGGGCCAGGGCGTCAAGCAGGACTATGCGAAGGCGCGGGTCTGGCTGGAGAAGGCCGCCAATCAGAACTGGGGCGCTTCCTACGACAAGCTGGGGCTGATCTACCTGAAAGGCCTCGGCGCGAAAAAGGATATGGAGCGCGCCACCGATTATTTCCAGAAGGGATCCGACCTCGGCGATCGCAGCGCCATGGTCAACCTGGCCAATCTCTACAAGAGCGGAACGGGCGTTAAACAGGACCTGAAAAAGGCGTTCGACACCTATTCGCGCGCCGCGCGCCTTGGCGCCGTCGCGGCCTATGTCAATCTGGGCAACCTTTTCGCGCAGGGCCAGGGCGTGGAGAAGGATCCCGTCGAAGCCGCCTTCTGGTTCACGCTGGCCTCCCGCGAGGGCCACGAGGAGGCGATGGAGCGCCTGCGCGAGGCGCTTTCGAAATTGTCCGACGAGGAAAAGGAGACGGTAAAGCAACGTCTCGAGGATTGGGCCCGCTCCCGGTTCGGTTGA
- a CDS encoding inositol monophosphatase family protein, with translation MTLSKPAPNDLYETISTVACEAALAAGMVAHRGFVNASPESLATQQKAGFFDIVTASDKAAERAACDTIWSRIPASRILGEEGGWQGEGETTWIIDPIDGTSNFASGLPFFCVSIAAYHKGEPVCGVVYDPVREELFLAAGGRLTLNGTTVKHFLRGRTDREVEVLSNAPYEGERPSRAAQEAHADLVNSFRATRRLGSCALHLAYVAVGRVAVAYESKFSAWDIAAGIQLVQAAGGQVYAQDADGRAVEPQEDTLGSVKRIVVAQAGFDYQSSCLSKLMADGVL, from the coding sequence ATGACCCTCTCCAAGCCCGCCCCCAACGACCTCTATGAAACCATTTCCACCGTCGCCTGCGAGGCGGCGCTCGCCGCCGGCATGGTAGCGCACCGAGGCTTCGTCAATGCCAGCCCGGAAAGCCTTGCAACCCAGCAGAAGGCGGGTTTCTTCGATATCGTGACCGCCTCCGACAAGGCGGCCGAGCGCGCCGCCTGCGACACGATCTGGTCGCGCATTCCGGCCTCCCGCATCCTCGGCGAGGAAGGCGGCTGGCAGGGCGAAGGCGAGACGACCTGGATCATCGATCCGATCGACGGCACCAGCAATTTCGCCTCGGGCCTGCCGTTCTTCTGCGTCTCGATCGCCGCCTACCACAAGGGGGAGCCGGTCTGCGGCGTCGTCTACGATCCGGTGCGCGAGGAACTGTTCCTGGCCGCCGGCGGCCGTCTCACGCTGAACGGCACGACCGTCAAACATTTCCTGCGCGGGCGAACCGACCGGGAAGTCGAGGTGCTGAGCAACGCCCCCTATGAAGGCGAGCGCCCCTCCCGCGCCGCGCAGGAGGCCCATGCCGACCTCGTCAACTCATTCCGCGCCACGCGCCGGCTCGGCTCCTGCGCCCTGCACCTCGCCTATGTCGCGGTCGGCCGCGTGGCGGTGGCCTACGAATCGAAGTTCAGCGCCTGGGATATCGCGGCCGGCATCCAGCTCGTCCAGGCGGCAGGCGGACAGGTCTACGCGCAGGACGCGGACGGCCGCGCCGTCGAGCCGCAGGAAGACACGCTCGGCTCGGTGAAACGGATCGTCGTGGCGCAAGCCGGTTTCGACTACCAGTCGTCCTGCCTGTCGAAGCTGATGGCCGACGGGGTACTGTGA
- a CDS encoding ABC transporter ATP-binding protein: MSKVVFSNITKRFPGVAGATAVDRLNLTIEEGTLVTLLGPSGCGKTTTLRMLAGFETPSDGTITIGGRDVTNVPVNARNVGMVFQSYALFPHMSVRENVEYGVRLLNLPKAEMKDRVGSILDTMALTQYADRSPARLSGGQQQRVALARAVVTQPKVLLFDEPLSNLDAQLRERMRDELRAIQLRLGITSLYVTHDQSEAMAITDRVVVMRGGVIEQDDSPLNVYSRPGTGFVAEFMGKANILNGKVEAVDDTTVRVRIASTVAFMLARGDRAFKVGEAVRCVVRPEHIRVDPAGTMEAKVRRVVFQGAYVEYLTDLEGQECVFLDTDYYKSGVAEVGQTLKLSIDSRPVWILPENEAATIGKAA; the protein is encoded by the coding sequence ATGTCGAAAGTCGTCTTCTCCAATATCACCAAGCGCTTCCCCGGCGTTGCCGGCGCCACCGCCGTCGACCGCCTGAACCTCACCATCGAGGAAGGCACGCTCGTCACCCTGCTCGGTCCCTCGGGCTGCGGCAAGACGACGACGCTGCGCATGCTCGCCGGCTTCGAGACCCCCTCCGACGGCACGATCACCATCGGCGGACGCGACGTCACCAACGTGCCGGTCAATGCCCGCAATGTCGGCATGGTGTTCCAGAGCTACGCGCTCTTCCCGCACATGAGCGTCCGGGAAAACGTCGAATACGGCGTGCGCCTCCTCAACCTGCCAAAGGCCGAGATGAAGGACCGCGTCGGCTCGATCCTCGATACGATGGCGCTCACCCAATATGCCGACCGCTCGCCGGCCCGCCTGTCGGGCGGCCAGCAGCAGCGCGTGGCGCTCGCTCGCGCCGTCGTCACCCAGCCGAAGGTGCTGCTGTTCGACGAGCCGCTCTCCAACCTCGACGCGCAGTTGCGCGAGCGCATGCGCGACGAGCTGCGCGCCATCCAGCTGCGCCTCGGCATCACCAGCCTCTACGTTACCCACGACCAGAGCGAAGCCATGGCGATCACCGACCGCGTGGTCGTGATGCGCGGCGGCGTCATCGAGCAGGACGATTCGCCGCTCAACGTCTATTCGCGCCCCGGCACCGGCTTCGTCGCCGAGTTCATGGGCAAGGCGAACATCCTGAACGGCAAGGTCGAGGCGGTCGATGACACCACGGTGCGCGTGCGCATCGCCTCGACGGTCGCCTTCATGCTGGCGCGCGGCGACCGCGCCTTCAAGGTCGGCGAGGCCGTGCGCTGCGTCGTGCGGCCGGAGCATATCCGCGTCGACCCCGCGGGCACGATGGAGGCGAAGGTGCGCCGCGTCGTCTTCCAGGGCGCCTATGTCGAATACCTCACCGATCTCGAAGGCCAGGAATGCGTCTTCCTCGACACGGATTACTACAAGTCCGGCGTCGCCGAGGTCGGCCAGACGCTGAAACTATCCATCGACAGCCGGCCGGTCTGGATCCTGCCGGAAAATGAAGCAGCCACTATCGGAAAAGCCGCATGA
- a CDS encoding ABC transporter permease, whose protein sequence is MTLVSQAVPSGRTGASPAFLRKIVVDPWLFGIFALVTLSVLLFAALPIFIVMKQAVVTEQGFDFGVLADTLSQSFVWESFANTLLLGATSAVIATAAGFLLAFSATRTTMPGKTFVHGVALLPIISPPFVMALAVVILFGRSGLITRELLGIRNANVYGFHSLVLIQSLAFTPIAYLNIRGMLQSIDTALEDASASLGASRWTTFSRVTLPLVTPAILSSTLLVFVKSVEDFGNPMLIGGNFNTLAVEAYSQMVGYFNLQAGALLASLMLVPSMTAFLVHRYWVSKRSYVTVTGKPSAQTIRISGGVVVPLAIGCYAIVFAILLFYLTVVYVSFTKLPGVNNTLTLDHYATVFTAGFQTLSNSLLLAGIATPITAVAGMLIAYLLIRKAFPGSFLLRWATLLSFAAPGTILGIGYVSTFNAAPLLLTGTAFIVVAAMVVKNLQVGIEAGSNQLRQIDKSIEEASTILGASNTRTFFQVTLPLLKPALFTSLSYALTRSLTTLSAVIFLVSANWTLITVTILSQVETLKLGVAAAYCSILVFVVLAILAVMQLVLNSTSKR, encoded by the coding sequence AGGCGGTCGTCACCGAGCAAGGTTTCGATTTCGGCGTGCTGGCCGATACGCTGTCCCAGTCCTTCGTCTGGGAATCCTTTGCCAACACGCTGCTGCTCGGCGCGACCTCGGCGGTCATCGCCACGGCCGCCGGCTTCCTGCTTGCCTTTTCCGCGACGCGCACCACCATGCCGGGCAAGACCTTCGTGCATGGCGTGGCGCTGCTGCCGATCATCTCGCCGCCCTTCGTCATGGCGCTGGCGGTGGTCATCCTGTTCGGCCGCTCCGGCCTCATCACCCGCGAATTGCTCGGCATCCGCAACGCCAATGTCTATGGCTTCCATAGCCTGGTGCTGATCCAGTCGCTCGCCTTCACGCCGATCGCCTATCTCAACATCCGCGGCATGCTGCAGTCCATCGATACCGCGCTGGAGGACGCCTCGGCATCGCTCGGCGCCTCGCGCTGGACGACCTTCTCGCGGGTAACGCTGCCACTCGTCACGCCGGCCATCCTCTCCTCGACGCTGCTCGTCTTCGTCAAGTCGGTCGAGGATTTCGGCAATCCGATGCTGATCGGCGGCAACTTCAATACGCTCGCCGTCGAGGCCTATTCGCAGATGGTGGGGTATTTCAACCTGCAGGCCGGCGCGCTGCTCGCAAGCCTCATGCTCGTGCCCTCGATGACCGCCTTCCTCGTCCACCGCTATTGGGTGAGCAAGCGCAGCTACGTCACCGTCACCGGCAAGCCGTCCGCCCAGACGATCCGCATTTCCGGCGGCGTGGTCGTGCCGCTCGCCATCGGCTGCTACGCCATCGTCTTTGCCATCCTGCTGTTCTATCTGACGGTGGTCTACGTCTCCTTCACCAAGCTGCCCGGCGTCAACAACACGCTGACGCTCGACCACTACGCCACCGTCTTCACCGCCGGCTTCCAGACGCTCAGCAATTCGCTGCTCTTGGCCGGCATCGCCACCCCGATCACCGCCGTCGCCGGCATGCTGATCGCCTATCTCTTGATCCGCAAGGCGTTTCCGGGCAGCTTCCTGCTGCGCTGGGCGACGCTGCTCTCCTTCGCCGCGCCCGGCACCATCCTCGGCATCGGCTACGTCAGCACGTTCAACGCCGCGCCGCTGCTGCTCACCGGCACCGCCTTCATCGTCGTCGCCGCCATGGTGGTGAAGAACCTGCAGGTGGGCATCGAGGCAGGCTCCAACCAGCTGCGCCAGATCGACAAGTCGATCGAGGAGGCCTCCACCATCCTCGGCGCGTCGAACACGCGGACCTTCTTTCAGGTCACGCTGCCGCTCTTGAAGCCCGCGCTGTTCACCTCGCTCTCCTATGCCCTGACGCGCTCGCTGACGACGCTCTCGGCGGTCATCTTCCTCGTCTCGGCCAACTGGACGCTGATCACCGTCACCATCCTCTCGCAGGTGGAAACGCTGAAACTCGGCGTCGCCGCGGCCTATTGCAGCATCCTCGTCTTCGTCGTGCTCGCCATCCTGGCGGTCATGCAGCTCGTTCTCAATTCGACATCGAAGAGGTAA